DNA from Paracholeplasma manati:
TACAAGATAATGACCAAATTATTCGCATCGGTTCGGTGGATGTTTCTAACTGGCAAGACATCGGTACTGCCCTTCAAAGCGTGAGCGGAGAATCCAACGTATTGATTCGAGTCATCAGAAATAATCAAACCATTGATTTGACGGCAAACCCACGTGTCGATATCAACTCCATGGGATTGTCTAACTTCACTGGAACTGTCATCAATGGTTCAAATAATGGCGCAATCGTTGGTAGTGCTTATGGTAAGGCCGGCGATCTATTGGCGGATGGCGATATCATCACATCTGTTAAATTAGATGACATCATATATCCAATTTCAAGTTGGGTTGATTTGGTGGATTTTGCGAAAACAACCAATGGTGGTTCTGTATTTGTTACCTTCACAAGAGGTACTGAAACCAAAACCGTGAATTGGATTGTTTGGGAAAATGAAGTGCTCGACAGCCAAGGTGTGCCTAGTGTTACAACAACCATTGGTATTGAACCTGACTTTAGATTTGATTTTGGTTACGCAATCATGTCAGGATTCACTGGTATTGGTGATTCTGTAAACCAAGTCATCGCTGTTTTAGGCTTATTATTTGGGGGATCTGATCAAATTGGTTTAAACGATTTATCTGGTCCTGTAGGCATTTTCAATATTGTTGGCCAATACGCTAAACAAGGTTTAGGTGCCTTCTTATGGTTTGTTGCGTTCTTATCCGTAAACATTGGTGTAATGAACTTATTACCAATTCCAGCACTCGATGGTGGTCGATTGGTGTTCTTAGGCATTGAAGCAGTCATTCGCCGTCCACTCAATAAAAAAGTCGAAAATACAGCGAATAATGTGATGTTTTTCTTACTTATGGCGTTATTTGTCTATGTCACATTCTTTGATATCTTGAGGTTATTCTAATGAAAATATATACCAAACGAGGCGATTTAGGTGAAACAGACCTCATTTCGAGACGTGTCATCAAATCCAATTTAGCCATTCATTTGGTGGGCGAAATCGATGAAGCATCTGCTCGATTGGCATTGTGCAAACATTACATCGATGATGAAAATATCTTGCAAAAATTATCTGAAGTCGATCACTATTTGTTTTTAATATCATCCATCATTGTGGATGAAGAAGATAAGCTTAAAATCA
Protein-coding regions in this window:
- the rseP gene encoding RIP metalloprotease RseP — translated: MDLLLNLLAFVFSLGLIVALHELGHFFFAKRASILCFEYAVGMGPVIWSTRKGETQYAIRAIPIGGFVSMAGEQDLSVVLKKGEKVGLNLENGEVKEFILGDFQTADIEMVVSHYDLYDRDQKGLYIEGTVDDKDTFLTVKKDAFYVFSKKKKLQVAPYERSFESKTLWQRFLTIFAGPAMNFVLAFFLFLIVASIQGKPLNVNKVGNVIEGNPAFIAGLQDNDQIIRIGSVDVSNWQDIGTALQSVSGESNVLIRVIRNNQTIDLTANPRVDINSMGLSNFTGTVINGSNNGAIVGSAYGKAGDLLADGDIITSVKLDDIIYPISSWVDLVDFAKTTNGGSVFVTFTRGTETKTVNWIVWENEVLDSQGVPSVTTTIGIEPDFRFDFGYAIMSGFTGIGDSVNQVIAVLGLLFGGSDQIGLNDLSGPVGIFNIVGQYAKQGLGAFLWFVAFLSVNIGVMNLLPIPALDGGRLVFLGIEAVIRRPLNKKVENTANNVMFFLLMALFVYVTFFDILRLF